A window of Pseudomonas guangdongensis contains these coding sequences:
- a CDS encoding TDT family transporter, translating to MPRPFTRQPEPLAFVRHFTPNWFAMTMGTGVLALVVARLPWAFPGQMALAEGLWLFGVLLYGLFSLLFMTRLALFRDTVRPMLLHPVQSMFLGAIPMGLAVLLSGLVLFGAPRWGDWVYTLAHGLWWYCALLSVAAAMLVPYLMFTRQNHALEKLTAVWLLPIVAPEVAASTAGVLVPHLAAEAARPVLVVGFVLWGMSLSLAFSLITLVLLRLAIHKLPDTDFAATSWLPLGPLATGCLGLLTLGHDAPAAFAGTPLAGAAELASGLGLVGGLALWGAGLWWLVTAMLFTRHYLRDNMPFNLGWWGFTFPLGVFALATVELWRLTGMTFFALAALLLALQLSAVWLLVLQRTLLGMWHGELFHAPCLAGPHSPARSVLDAGSC from the coding sequence ATGCCCAGACCCTTCACCCGCCAGCCCGAGCCGCTGGCCTTCGTCCGTCACTTCACCCCCAACTGGTTCGCCATGACCATGGGCACCGGCGTGCTGGCGCTGGTGGTGGCCCGCCTGCCCTGGGCGTTTCCCGGGCAGATGGCGCTGGCCGAGGGCCTGTGGCTGTTCGGCGTGCTGCTCTACGGCCTGTTCAGCCTGCTGTTCATGACGCGCCTGGCGCTGTTCCGCGACACCGTCAGGCCGATGCTGCTGCACCCGGTACAGTCGATGTTCCTCGGCGCCATCCCGATGGGGCTGGCGGTGCTGCTCAGCGGCCTGGTGCTGTTCGGTGCGCCGCGCTGGGGCGACTGGGTGTACACGCTGGCCCACGGTCTGTGGTGGTACTGCGCGCTGCTCTCGGTGGCGGCGGCGATGCTGGTGCCCTACCTGATGTTCACCCGGCAGAACCACGCGCTGGAGAAGCTCACCGCGGTGTGGCTGCTGCCCATCGTCGCCCCCGAGGTGGCGGCCAGCACCGCCGGGGTGCTGGTGCCGCACCTGGCCGCCGAGGCGGCGCGGCCGGTGCTGGTGGTCGGCTTCGTGCTGTGGGGCATGTCCCTGAGCCTGGCCTTCTCGCTGATCACCCTGGTGCTGCTGCGTCTGGCCATCCACAAGCTGCCGGACACCGACTTCGCCGCCACCAGCTGGCTGCCGCTGGGCCCGCTGGCCACCGGCTGCCTGGGCCTGCTGACCCTCGGCCACGACGCCCCGGCGGCCTTCGCCGGCACGCCGCTGGCCGGCGCGGCGGAACTGGCCAGCGGCCTGGGCCTGGTCGGCGGGCTGGCGCTGTGGGGCGCCGGGCTGTGGTGGCTGGTCACTGCCATGCTGTTCACCCGCCACTACCTGCGCGACAACATGCCGTTCAACCTCGGCTGGTGGGGCTTCACCTTCCCCCTCGGGGTGTTCGCCCTGGCCACCGTCGAGCTGTGGCGGCTGACCGGGATGACCTTCTTCGCCCTGGCCGCGCTGCTGCTGGCGCTGCAGCTGAGCGCCGTCTGGCTGCTGGTGCTGCAGCGCACCCTGCTCGGCATGTGGCACGGCGAGCTGTTCCACGCCCCCTGCCTGGCCGGCCCGCACAGCCCGGCGCGCAGCGTGCTGGACGCCGGCAGCTGCTGA